In one window of Hyalangium ruber DNA:
- a CDS encoding GGDEF domain-containing response regulator, producing MGDKPFALLVVEDSRATAAKLAGALGSEAYAPRVVPPGPEVLRLAMEVDLVLWCLGPDDDLALLRRLMDVEVPTRRVPVLAIAPMEARELRLTALRLGVEVVSEPWDEEELRVRMQRCFSHHLALGTLGAQVIELQKLSVLDGLTLVHNRRYFQERLREEFRSAQRYDDALALILVDLDHFRALNDRHGQPVGDEVLRAVARVLQKTVRETDLVARYGGEEFAVLLPRTHMAGAITVAERIWKEMGGLHLGPERQLQVTVSLGISSFPHRTVLSPEQLVLTAEEALVRAKTEGRNRICLHSPVSLLAGSRRG from the coding sequence GTGGGAGACAAGCCCTTCGCCTTGCTGGTGGTAGAGGATTCCCGGGCGACTGCGGCGAAGCTGGCCGGAGCGCTGGGATCCGAGGCCTATGCCCCCCGGGTGGTGCCTCCCGGCCCGGAGGTGCTCCGGCTCGCCATGGAGGTGGATCTCGTCCTGTGGTGCCTGGGCCCGGACGATGACCTGGCGCTGCTGCGCCGCCTGATGGATGTCGAGGTGCCGACCAGGCGGGTGCCCGTGCTCGCCATTGCCCCCATGGAGGCGCGCGAGCTGCGCCTGACCGCCCTTCGGTTGGGGGTGGAGGTGGTGTCCGAGCCCTGGGACGAGGAGGAGCTGCGCGTTCGGATGCAGCGCTGCTTCTCCCACCACCTGGCGCTGGGAACTCTGGGCGCGCAGGTGATCGAGCTGCAGAAGCTCTCCGTGCTGGACGGGCTGACGCTCGTCCACAACCGGCGCTACTTCCAGGAGCGGCTGCGCGAGGAGTTCCGCAGCGCCCAGCGCTACGACGATGCGCTCGCCCTCATCCTCGTGGACCTGGACCACTTCCGGGCCCTCAATGACCGCCACGGCCAGCCCGTGGGGGACGAAGTCCTGCGCGCCGTGGCCCGCGTCCTCCAGAAGACCGTGCGCGAGACGGACCTCGTCGCCCGCTATGGCGGCGAGGAGTTCGCCGTGCTCCTGCCGCGCACCCACATGGCTGGCGCCATCACCGTGGCCGAGCGCATCTGGAAGGAGATGGGCGGCCTGCACCTGGGGCCCGAGCGGCAGCTCCAGGTCACCGTCTCCCTGGGCATCTCCAGCTTCCCCCACCGCACCGTGCTCTCGCCCGAGCAGCTCGTGCTCACCGCCGAAGAGGCGCTCGTCCGGGCCAAGACCGAAGGGCGCAACCGCATCTGCCTGCACTCGCCCGTCTCCTTGTTGGCGGGCTCCCGACGGGGGTAG
- a CDS encoding NAD-dependent epimerase/dehydratase family protein — protein MELRDQTVLVTGANGFVGTYVVQRLREEGMRVRALVRRPEARAELEQQGVETFLGELTDARAVEAAVRGARYVVHCAATGTTELAEARRVNVEATAIVTEAALAARCERFVHISTIAVYPFRNRADVVEEDTPLATEGDAYALTKVEAERVVNAVAARGLRTVIFRPAVILGVHPTSTWGTRIPALIAAGQFPHVDGGRTLLGFLHISSLVESVVRALRTHEAVGQTFNIIDGHTEWHRYTGFFSKGALPSLPPEQAPDFLSFRGSFSIEKARRVLGFVPRDLFDSSMDEIVRSPQ, from the coding sequence ATGGAGCTGCGAGACCAGACTGTCCTCGTCACGGGAGCCAACGGATTCGTGGGGACGTATGTCGTCCAGCGTCTCCGCGAGGAAGGAATGCGGGTGCGTGCGCTGGTTCGGCGTCCCGAGGCTCGGGCGGAGCTGGAGCAGCAGGGCGTGGAGACGTTCCTGGGCGAGCTGACGGACGCCCGCGCCGTGGAGGCCGCCGTGCGTGGTGCCCGGTACGTGGTGCATTGCGCGGCGACAGGGACGACGGAGCTCGCCGAGGCCCGGCGGGTGAACGTGGAGGCCACGGCCATTGTCACCGAGGCCGCGCTTGCCGCCCGGTGTGAGCGCTTCGTGCATATCTCCACCATCGCCGTCTACCCGTTCCGGAATCGGGCGGATGTGGTGGAGGAGGACACGCCCCTGGCAACCGAGGGCGATGCCTACGCTCTCACCAAGGTCGAAGCGGAGCGGGTGGTGAACGCGGTTGCCGCTCGGGGCCTTCGGACGGTCATCTTCCGCCCCGCGGTCATCCTCGGGGTACACCCCACGTCCACCTGGGGCACGCGGATTCCGGCGCTCATCGCGGCCGGGCAGTTCCCCCATGTGGACGGCGGGCGGACCTTGTTGGGCTTCCTTCACATCAGCAGCCTGGTGGAGTCCGTGGTCCGCGCCCTGCGTACCCATGAGGCCGTGGGGCAGACGTTCAACATCATCGATGGCCACACGGAGTGGCACCGGTACACCGGGTTCTTCAGCAAGGGAGCGCTGCCCTCGCTCCCGCCGGAACAGGCTCCCGACTTCCTGAGCTTCCGGGGGAGCTTCTCGATCGAGAAGGCCCGGCGGGTGTTGGGCTTCGTTCCCCGGGACCTCTTCGACTCGAGCATGGACGAGATCGTCCGCTCGCCCCAGTAG
- a CDS encoding glycosyltransferase family 2 protein: MATYPSISLFLPAWNEEDYVERAVSRALDVLPRLTDDFEIIVVNDASTDRTKEIAEELATKIPQLKVITHPVNLKLGGAMRTGLSASTKDIVVYSDIDLPWDLRELERALHLMDYLEADMICAFRFDRTSEGPKRILYSFVYNLLIRSLFDINIKDVNFSFKVMHRRVLESVELKSLGSFIDAELVVKAIRKGFRVFQMGVDYFPRTRGVSTLASPSVIMKMVRELVNLYPETREPPQAIKPVRLPPDVAPLHATPAAWRRKHG, from the coding sequence TTGGCCACCTACCCGAGCATCAGCCTCTTCCTCCCCGCCTGGAACGAGGAGGACTACGTCGAGCGCGCCGTGTCTCGGGCCCTGGACGTGCTGCCGCGGCTCACGGACGACTTCGAGATCATCGTCGTCAACGACGCGTCCACGGACCGCACCAAGGAGATCGCCGAGGAGCTGGCGACGAAGATTCCGCAGCTCAAGGTCATCACTCACCCGGTGAACCTGAAGCTGGGCGGGGCGATGCGCACGGGGCTGTCGGCGTCCACCAAGGACATCGTCGTCTACTCGGACATCGACCTGCCGTGGGACCTGAGAGAGCTGGAGCGGGCGCTTCACCTCATGGACTACCTGGAGGCGGACATGATCTGCGCCTTCCGGTTCGACCGGACGAGCGAGGGGCCCAAGCGCATCCTCTACTCGTTCGTCTACAACCTGCTCATCCGCTCGCTGTTCGACATCAACATCAAGGACGTGAACTTCAGCTTCAAGGTGATGCACCGCCGGGTGCTGGAGTCGGTGGAGCTCAAGAGCCTGGGCTCGTTCATCGACGCGGAGCTGGTGGTGAAGGCCATCCGCAAGGGCTTCCGCGTCTTCCAGATGGGGGTGGACTACTTCCCGCGCACCCGCGGCGTGTCCACGCTGGCCTCGCCCTCGGTCATCATGAAGATGGTGCGCGAGCTGGTGAACCTCTACCCGGAGACGCGCGAGCCACCTCAGGCGATCAAGCCGGTGCGGCTGCCTCCGGACGTGGCGCCGCTGCATGCCACCCCCGCGGCCTGGCGCCGCAAGCACGGGTAG
- a CDS encoding sigma-54-dependent transcriptional regulator produces the protein MTQPKRAKILVVDDDTVVLKAVTSILQREGYPVVAVDDAVEGLAAAKDPSIDVAVLDINMPHLSGMDLLKAIKAERPDVEVIMMTAYATVETAVEAVKAGAYDYLTKPFENIDDLSLTVGKAAERKALKDRTRALEEALTARSQFEDLIGQSSQMRAVFKLVETVSHSTATVLIQGESGTGKELVARAIHYRSARKDKPFVAINCSALTETLLESELFGHMKGAFTGATGNKKGLFEAADGGTIFLDEIGDVPPATQVRLLRVLQEGEVKRVGANEPVKVDVRVIAATHVDLTRAKEQGKFREDLFYRLNVITIDLPPLRDRPEDVPLLAHHFLKMYAAKLAKKVTGFTPRAMEALTVNRWTGNVRELENVIERAVVLTSNEVLDVEDLPPGFQESPQAGSPVEVFSLAHLPYAQAKRLAMRAFERRYLTALLERNNNNVSSAARAAGVDRSNFRRLLKQYEVAGRTMKTRKGEGNSPLEVA, from the coding sequence GTGACCCAGCCCAAACGCGCCAAGATCCTCGTGGTGGACGATGACACCGTCGTTCTGAAGGCCGTCACTTCGATTCTGCAGCGCGAGGGCTACCCCGTCGTCGCGGTGGACGACGCCGTCGAGGGGTTGGCGGCCGCGAAGGACCCCTCCATCGACGTGGCGGTGCTGGACATCAACATGCCCCACCTGTCCGGCATGGATCTGCTCAAGGCCATCAAGGCCGAGCGGCCGGACGTCGAGGTCATCATGATGACGGCCTACGCCACGGTGGAGACCGCGGTGGAGGCGGTGAAGGCCGGCGCGTACGACTACCTGACCAAGCCGTTCGAGAACATCGACGACTTGAGCCTGACGGTGGGCAAGGCGGCCGAGCGCAAGGCGCTCAAGGACCGTACCCGCGCGCTGGAGGAGGCGCTCACCGCGCGCAGCCAGTTCGAGGACCTCATCGGCCAGTCCTCGCAGATGCGCGCCGTCTTCAAGCTGGTGGAGACGGTGAGCCACTCCACGGCCACGGTGCTCATCCAGGGTGAGAGCGGCACCGGTAAGGAGCTGGTGGCCCGCGCCATCCACTACCGCAGCGCGCGCAAGGACAAGCCCTTCGTCGCCATCAACTGCTCGGCGCTCACCGAGACGCTGCTGGAGAGCGAGCTGTTCGGCCACATGAAGGGGGCCTTCACGGGGGCCACCGGCAACAAGAAGGGTCTGTTCGAGGCGGCCGACGGCGGCACCATCTTCCTGGACGAGATCGGCGATGTGCCGCCCGCCACCCAGGTACGCCTGCTGCGCGTGTTGCAGGAGGGTGAAGTCAAGCGCGTGGGCGCCAACGAGCCAGTGAAGGTGGACGTGCGGGTGATTGCCGCCACGCACGTGGACCTGACGCGCGCCAAGGAGCAGGGCAAGTTCCGCGAGGACCTCTTCTACCGCCTCAACGTCATCACCATCGACCTGCCGCCGCTGCGCGACAGGCCGGAGGACGTGCCGCTCTTGGCCCACCACTTCCTGAAGATGTACGCGGCGAAGCTGGCCAAGAAGGTGACGGGCTTCACCCCGCGCGCCATGGAGGCGCTCACCGTGAACCGGTGGACGGGCAACGTGCGCGAGCTGGAGAACGTGATTGAGCGCGCGGTGGTGCTCACCTCCAACGAGGTGCTGGACGTGGAGGACCTGCCGCCGGGCTTCCAGGAGTCGCCGCAGGCGGGCTCTCCGGTGGAGGTGTTCAGCCTGGCGCACCTGCCCTACGCGCAGGCCAAGCGCCTGGCGATGCGGGCCTTCGAGCGGCGCTACCTCACCGCGCTGCTGGAGCGGAACAACAACAACGTCTCCAGCGCCGCGCGCGCCGCGGGCGTGGACCGCTCCAACTTCCGCCGCCTGCTCAAGCAGTACGAGGTGGCAGGCCGCACCATGAAGACGCGCAAGGGCGAGGGCAACTCGCCATTAGAAGTGGCCTAG
- a CDS encoding YdcF family protein: MFLLLSKILDMFLAPLTWAMLFIVVGLVLRRRARLAVGLQVFGLLVLYVFSIEPVAAGLMRSVEAGVTPTYRPDVVYDAVIVLGGGLDPDATETSGRAEYNGAGDRILRGYELLREGKARNVLISGGSLDPRPEAIIEADVLSRQLQLWGIEPSRIFVEDKSRNTRENAVGSEKIIREQGWKTLLLVTSAAHMPRAYGCFAAVGVRPDTFVADVRAPLGKRPPSWLPRSYHLSASSDALRELAGRLVYRLRGWTVS; this comes from the coding sequence ATGTTCCTGCTCCTCTCGAAGATCCTCGACATGTTCCTCGCGCCCCTCACGTGGGCCATGCTGTTCATCGTCGTGGGGCTCGTCCTGCGGCGGCGGGCGCGTCTGGCGGTGGGGCTCCAGGTGTTCGGGTTGCTGGTGCTCTACGTCTTCTCCATCGAGCCGGTGGCCGCGGGCCTCATGCGCAGCGTCGAGGCTGGGGTGACGCCGACGTATCGGCCCGATGTGGTCTACGACGCGGTCATCGTGCTGGGAGGTGGGCTGGATCCGGACGCCACCGAGACGTCGGGGCGGGCCGAGTACAACGGCGCGGGGGATCGCATCCTTCGGGGCTATGAGCTGCTGCGGGAGGGCAAGGCGCGCAACGTCCTCATCTCGGGCGGCTCGCTGGATCCTCGCCCCGAGGCAATCATCGAGGCGGACGTGCTGTCGCGGCAGCTCCAGCTGTGGGGTATCGAGCCCTCGCGCATCTTCGTCGAGGACAAGAGCCGCAACACGCGGGAGAACGCGGTGGGGTCCGAGAAGATCATCCGCGAGCAGGGTTGGAAGACGCTGCTGCTGGTGACGAGCGCGGCGCACATGCCGCGGGCCTATGGCTGCTTCGCGGCGGTTGGCGTTCGTCCGGATACTTTCGTAGCGGACGTGCGCGCGCCGCTCGGAAAGCGTCCTCCGAGCTGGTTGCCGCGCTCGTACCACCTGAGCGCGAGTTCGGATGCCCTGCGGGAGTTGGCGGGCCGGCTGGTGTACCGGCTGCGCGGGTGGACGGTGTCCTAA
- a CDS encoding ChbG/HpnK family deacetylase, with protein MGRGRTRLIVNADDLGLHPSLDTGILRAHREGIVTSATLLATGPSAPEAVSRAKAQGLAMGVHLALSTRLPSAAPAAEVPTLAPGGRLRASWADFARAWLTGRVRREEVARELEAQLARARALGAEVDHLDAHQHLHLLPGIRPLVETLARREGLPLRWPDRLPRAAWLRAPGPALKTLLLSVLARTARPTSGVRRVSAGGVFEAGRLDEPTLLSLLDSLPEGDFEVGCHPGEGTPHVPEDPAWTYGWQAEMEALTSPRVKTRLRERGITLATYASLRAEG; from the coding sequence GTGGGACGAGGCCGCACGCGCCTCATCGTCAACGCGGACGATCTGGGGCTGCACCCTTCCCTGGACACCGGAATCCTCCGCGCGCACCGCGAGGGCATCGTCACCAGCGCCACGTTGCTGGCGACGGGCCCCAGCGCGCCCGAGGCCGTCTCCCGCGCGAAGGCCCAGGGGCTGGCGATGGGCGTCCATCTGGCGCTCTCCACGCGACTGCCCAGCGCGGCTCCTGCGGCGGAGGTACCCACGCTGGCGCCGGGTGGGCGGCTGCGCGCGAGCTGGGCGGACTTTGCCCGCGCGTGGCTCACCGGCCGGGTGCGGCGCGAGGAGGTGGCACGGGAGCTGGAGGCGCAGCTGGCCCGCGCCCGCGCGCTGGGCGCCGAGGTGGACCACCTGGATGCGCATCAGCACCTGCACCTGCTGCCCGGCATCCGTCCGCTGGTGGAGACGCTCGCGCGGCGGGAGGGCTTGCCCCTGCGCTGGCCGGACCGACTGCCTCGCGCCGCGTGGCTGCGGGCGCCGGGCCCCGCGCTGAAGACACTGCTCCTGTCGGTGCTGGCTCGGACGGCACGCCCCACCTCGGGCGTGCGGCGGGTGAGCGCGGGAGGCGTCTTCGAGGCGGGCCGGCTGGATGAGCCCACCCTGCTGTCCCTGCTGGACTCGCTGCCCGAGGGGGACTTCGAGGTGGGCTGCCACCCCGGTGAGGGCACGCCCCACGTGCCAGAGGATCCGGCGTGGACCTACGGCTGGCAGGCGGAGATGGAAGCCCTGACCAGCCCTCGGGTGAAGACGCGGCTACGGGAGCGCGGCATCACCCTGGCTACCTACGCGTCCCTGCGCGCCGAGGGCTGA
- a CDS encoding replication-associated recombination protein A has protein sequence MDLFDHASQKEQESQAPLAERMRPTTLAEFVGQEHLTGEGRFLRRAIEQDQVPSLLLWGPPGTGKTTLARVIAQSAGAAFESLSAVLSGVKDIRETVARAQDRWKMNRQRTLLFIDEIHRFNKGQQDALLPHVEKGTVTLIGATTENPSFEVNAALLSRCRVVTLRGLEEEELISVMRRALESPKGLGGKVQVEDEALEFIAQAAGGDARKALTALEAAAAYGGTRVDKKAAEEALQQKMLLYDKGGEEHYNVVSAFIKSMRGSDVDAALYWMTRMLEAGEDPVFVFRRMVIFASEDIGNADPQALGGAVDALHAFQLVGMPEGVLPLTQAVTYLALAPKSNAVLTSYGEARAAVTQEGALPVPMNLRNAPTKLMKSMGYGGGYKYPHNFEGNYVPEDYLPEALKARRFYKPTTNGRERELAERYEEFQRQLAARGREPGEEG, from the coding sequence ATGGACCTCTTCGACCACGCCAGCCAGAAGGAGCAGGAGTCCCAGGCCCCCCTGGCCGAGCGCATGCGCCCCACCACCCTGGCCGAGTTCGTCGGGCAGGAGCACCTCACGGGCGAGGGCCGCTTCCTGCGCCGGGCCATCGAGCAGGATCAGGTGCCCTCGCTCCTGCTCTGGGGGCCACCCGGCACGGGCAAGACGACGCTGGCGCGGGTGATTGCCCAGTCCGCCGGGGCCGCCTTCGAGTCGCTGTCGGCCGTGCTGTCCGGCGTGAAGGACATCCGCGAGACGGTGGCGCGGGCCCAGGACCGCTGGAAGATGAACCGCCAGCGCACCCTGCTCTTCATCGATGAGATCCACCGCTTCAACAAGGGGCAGCAGGACGCGCTCCTGCCCCACGTGGAGAAGGGCACGGTGACGCTGATTGGCGCCACCACGGAGAACCCCTCCTTCGAGGTGAACGCGGCGCTCCTGTCCCGCTGCCGCGTCGTCACCCTGCGCGGGCTGGAGGAGGAGGAGCTCATCTCCGTGATGCGCCGCGCCCTGGAGTCCCCCAAGGGCCTGGGTGGCAAGGTGCAGGTGGAGGACGAGGCGCTGGAGTTCATCGCCCAGGCCGCGGGAGGCGACGCGCGCAAGGCCCTCACCGCCCTGGAGGCCGCGGCCGCCTACGGGGGCACGCGCGTGGACAAGAAGGCCGCCGAGGAGGCGCTGCAGCAGAAGATGCTGCTCTACGACAAGGGCGGCGAGGAGCACTACAACGTCGTCAGCGCCTTCATCAAATCCATGCGCGGCTCGGACGTGGACGCGGCGCTCTACTGGATGACGCGCATGCTGGAGGCCGGAGAGGACCCCGTCTTCGTCTTCCGGCGCATGGTCATCTTCGCCTCGGAGGACATCGGCAACGCGGACCCGCAGGCGCTGGGGGGGGCGGTGGACGCGCTGCACGCCTTCCAGCTGGTGGGGATGCCGGAGGGCGTGCTGCCGCTCACCCAGGCGGTGACGTACCTGGCGCTGGCGCCCAAGTCGAACGCCGTGCTCACCTCCTATGGCGAGGCGCGGGCGGCGGTGACACAGGAGGGCGCGCTGCCGGTGCCCATGAACCTGCGCAACGCGCCCACCAAGCTGATGAAGTCCATGGGCTACGGGGGCGGCTACAAGTACCCCCACAACTTCGAGGGCAACTACGTGCCGGAGGACTACCTGCCCGAGGCGCTCAAGGCTCGCCGCTTCTACAAGCCCACCACGAACGGGCGTGAGCGAGAGCTGGCCGAGCGCTACGAGGAGTTCCAGCGCCAGCTCGCGGCACGAGGCCGCGAGCCCGGCGAGGAAGGCTGA
- a CDS encoding ATP-binding protein, which translates to MGLTHTQEAGSRGRLLLVDDEENILKSIRRVLRRGEWEIETATDAEEGLRRLELFAPQVVISDFRMPGMNGVDFLTRVKEQVPRAQRIMLTGQADQTAIEEAINRSEIFRFISKPWNDSHLVLTVKSAFEQYALVEDNERLMRVTQEQNAELKQLNTELEARVESRTLMLSQAKRDWEQTFDCIESPLAVMQSDYSVRRANMAYLKVASQGEGANASAATCYQYLFGRDTPCQGCPLPVALETGKSARAEIQQAGRSYVVAAFPMPGDGRVVCSYRDVTEEHALTKRLIETEKMAAVGQLAGGVAHEINNPLGGILAFAQLMKRDEGRNADDKESLDLIEESALRCKRIVESLLKFSRHSRVEDRRPFDLSKCVEDATVLFKAQLKANPKVKLELNLASDLPKLFGDPAQLSQVLLNLLQNGLQALPHAEGELKVDTGREGDRCFFTVSDTGTGIEERYLPRIFEPSFTTKAPGEGTGLGLSIAYRIVQDHGGVFQVDTQLGQGSRFTVFLPIPLQLERLP; encoded by the coding sequence GTGGGGCTTACGCACACACAGGAGGCGGGTTCCCGCGGGCGACTGCTCCTGGTGGACGACGAGGAGAACATCCTCAAGTCCATCCGGCGCGTGTTGCGTCGCGGAGAATGGGAAATCGAGACCGCCACGGACGCCGAGGAAGGGCTGCGGCGGTTGGAGCTGTTCGCGCCCCAGGTGGTCATTTCTGACTTCCGCATGCCGGGGATGAACGGGGTGGACTTCCTCACGCGCGTGAAAGAGCAGGTACCGCGCGCCCAGCGCATCATGCTCACCGGTCAGGCGGACCAGACGGCCATCGAAGAGGCCATCAACCGCTCGGAGATCTTCCGCTTCATCTCCAAGCCGTGGAACGACAGCCACCTGGTGCTCACCGTCAAGAGCGCCTTCGAGCAGTACGCGCTCGTGGAGGACAACGAGCGGCTGATGCGGGTGACGCAGGAGCAGAACGCGGAGCTCAAGCAGCTCAACACCGAGCTGGAGGCGCGCGTCGAGTCGCGCACGCTGATGCTCAGCCAGGCCAAGCGCGACTGGGAGCAGACGTTCGACTGCATCGAGTCGCCGCTGGCCGTCATGCAGTCGGACTATTCGGTGCGCCGGGCGAACATGGCGTACCTGAAGGTGGCCTCGCAGGGAGAGGGGGCCAACGCCTCGGCGGCCACGTGCTACCAGTACCTCTTCGGGCGGGACACGCCGTGCCAGGGCTGCCCGCTGCCGGTGGCGCTGGAGACGGGCAAGAGCGCGCGGGCGGAGATTCAGCAGGCGGGGCGCAGCTACGTGGTGGCCGCCTTCCCCATGCCGGGGGATGGGCGCGTGGTGTGCTCGTACCGCGACGTCACCGAGGAGCACGCGCTCACCAAGCGGCTCATCGAGACGGAGAAGATGGCGGCGGTGGGCCAGCTGGCGGGCGGCGTGGCGCACGAGATCAACAACCCGCTGGGCGGCATCCTCGCCTTCGCGCAGTTGATGAAGCGCGATGAGGGCCGCAACGCGGACGACAAGGAGTCGCTGGATCTCATCGAGGAGAGCGCGTTGCGCTGCAAGCGCATCGTCGAGAGCCTGCTGAAGTTCAGCCGTCACAGTCGTGTCGAGGACCGCCGGCCGTTCGACTTGTCCAAGTGCGTGGAAGACGCGACGGTGCTCTTCAAGGCGCAGCTCAAGGCCAACCCCAAGGTGAAGCTGGAGCTGAACCTGGCCAGTGATTTGCCCAAGCTGTTCGGCGATCCGGCGCAGCTGTCCCAGGTGTTGCTCAACCTCCTGCAGAACGGGCTCCAGGCGCTGCCCCATGCGGAAGGTGAGCTCAAGGTGGACACGGGGCGCGAGGGGGACCGCTGCTTCTTCACGGTCTCCGATACGGGCACGGGCATCGAGGAGCGCTACCTGCCGCGCATCTTCGAGCCGTCCTTCACCACCAAGGCCCCCGGCGAGGGGACAGGGCTCGGCCTGTCCATCGCCTACCGCATCGTCCAGGACCACGGGGGCGTCTTCCAGGTCGACACTCAGCTCGGCCAGGGCTCCCGCTTCACCGTCTTTCTTCCCATACCCCTGCAGCTCGAGAGGTTGCCGTGA
- a CDS encoding class I SAM-dependent methyltransferase: MSTLLDQSLALFSSLPRAERFHVRARAFSAPLEAMAHRLPAGGTVADVGCGHGLLSALMALSDPSRTVYGVDPDPRKVMWASQGPGRLPNVHAEVGTVESLAALRPGQFDAAVVCDVLYLLPEERWPAFLRTVRSLLRPGGRFLLKEAEGDHSWKHYKCLAQEWVMVKLIGRTKAGGGLVLKPRSAMETLLRASGFEVRETVELDAGYTTPHILYVAEASTAR, encoded by the coding sequence GTGAGCACGCTCCTCGATCAGTCCTTGGCGCTGTTCTCCTCGCTGCCTCGCGCCGAGCGCTTCCACGTGCGAGCCCGGGCCTTCTCCGCGCCGCTGGAGGCCATGGCCCACCGGCTGCCCGCGGGGGGCACCGTGGCCGACGTGGGCTGTGGCCATGGGCTGCTCTCCGCGCTCATGGCCCTGTCCGACCCGAGCCGCACCGTGTACGGCGTGGATCCGGATCCGCGCAAGGTGATGTGGGCCTCGCAAGGCCCCGGCCGGCTCCCCAACGTCCATGCCGAGGTGGGCACCGTGGAGAGCCTCGCGGCCCTGCGCCCTGGCCAGTTCGACGCGGCCGTGGTGTGTGACGTGCTGTACCTGCTGCCCGAGGAGCGGTGGCCCGCGTTCCTCCGCACGGTGCGGAGCCTGCTGCGGCCCGGCGGGCGCTTCCTCTTGAAGGAGGCGGAAGGGGACCACTCCTGGAAGCACTACAAGTGCCTCGCGCAGGAGTGGGTGATGGTGAAGCTTATCGGTCGCACGAAGGCCGGTGGCGGGCTGGTGCTCAAGCCGCGCAGCGCGATGGAGACCCTGCTGCGAGCGTCGGGCTTCGAGGTGCGCGAGACGGTGGAGCTGGATGCCGGCTACACCACCCCGCACATCCTCTATGTGGCGGAAGCTTCTACGGCTCGGTGA
- a CDS encoding DUF6748 domain-containing protein, producing MRKSLVAFLMMGASACGLPGALDSDNPPTTSGQSGKYQLTNSGIQCTQAPCPTILVTALGTDDSVLVSDIAFPDSMPLERRKQLANQLFEPGGLVAEGTPHGEGMEGVFELESVTEP from the coding sequence ATGCGAAAGTCCCTCGTAGCGTTCCTGATGATGGGTGCCTCGGCGTGTGGTCTGCCCGGGGCGCTCGACTCGGACAACCCGCCCACCACCTCGGGCCAGTCCGGCAAGTACCAGCTCACCAACAGCGGGATTCAGTGTACCCAGGCGCCCTGCCCCACCATCCTCGTCACCGCCCTGGGCACCGATGACTCGGTGCTGGTGAGTGACATCGCGTTCCCCGACTCCATGCCCCTGGAGCGCCGCAAGCAGCTGGCCAACCAGCTGTTCGAGCCGGGCGGCCTTGTGGCGGAGGGCACTCCCCACGGAGAGGGAATGGAGGGGGTGTTCGAGCTCGAGTCCGTCACCGAGCCGTAG
- a CDS encoding NAD(+)/NADH kinase yields MQTLAIVAKRDKQEAVALAVKIRERYPHLTVLGERYLAHAVGWPRVEDRELSQRADLVVVLGGDGTLIHTARLLGGRGVPILGVNLGSLGFMTEVPVDEMFGLLDEVLAGHFKVDSRMKLTCRLLRNGQVIVEDEILNDVVINKGALARIADHETSIDGVPITTYKADGIILATPTGSTAYSLSAGGPIVHPSVDCTILSPICSHALTQRSIVVPADRVIRVTLRRETADTYLTLDGQTGHGLQGGDCIEVVRSPNRVNLVRNPRVAYFTILRQKLHWGER; encoded by the coding sequence GTGCAGACCCTGGCCATCGTCGCGAAGAGGGACAAGCAGGAAGCCGTGGCGCTGGCGGTGAAGATCCGCGAGCGCTACCCGCACCTCACCGTGCTCGGCGAGCGTTATCTGGCGCACGCCGTGGGCTGGCCGAGGGTGGAGGACCGGGAACTGTCCCAGCGGGCCGACCTCGTGGTGGTGCTCGGCGGCGATGGCACCCTCATCCACACGGCGCGGCTGCTGGGCGGGCGCGGGGTGCCCATCCTCGGGGTGAACCTGGGCAGCCTGGGCTTCATGACCGAGGTGCCGGTGGACGAGATGTTCGGTCTGCTGGACGAGGTGCTCGCCGGCCACTTCAAGGTGGACTCGCGCATGAAGCTCACCTGCCGGCTGCTGCGCAACGGGCAGGTCATCGTGGAGGATGAGATCCTCAACGACGTGGTCATCAACAAGGGCGCGCTGGCGCGCATCGCCGACCATGAGACGTCCATCGATGGGGTGCCCATCACCACCTACAAGGCCGATGGCATCATCCTGGCGACGCCCACCGGGTCGACGGCCTACTCGCTGTCGGCGGGCGGGCCCATCGTCCACCCCTCGGTGGACTGCACCATCCTGTCGCCCATCTGCTCGCATGCGCTCACCCAGCGCTCCATCGTGGTGCCGGCCGATCGCGTCATCCGCGTCACCCTGCGCCGCGAGACGGCGGATACCTATCTCACCCTGGATGGGCAGACGGGCCATGGGCTGCAGGGCGGCGACTGCATCGAGGTGGTGCGCTCGCCCAACCGGGTGAACCTGGTGCGCAACCCCCGCGTGGCCTACTTCACCATCCTTCGGCAGAAGCTCCACTGGGGCGAGCGCTGA